In Photobacterium atrarenae, the sequence TGTTGCGGTAGATGGCCAGGTGGAACGCGACCTCTTTCGACGGTTTATCCCCTGACAGGTGGTTCCCGTCGATGTCTACCACAGACAGCGTGTTTGCATCCAGGCGGCCGAACGAGGAGCCTGTCGGTGTGGCCAGGAAGTTGCCGTCAGGCAGTTTCAGCGACAGGTTTCCCGCACCGCCGGTGGCATAGCCCCGTTCGAACATGGAGCGTGCCAGGCTCACCATCTGCGCTCTTAATTGTTGTTCAGTCATGGATAAACCCTTGTGCCGTTGTAAAGAATTGTTCATCGCCAAAGTTGCCGGATTTGAGTGCCAGCGAGAGCGGCTGATCGGTTGCTTTGACCCACGGGACGCCCGGCGCAATTTGCGGCCCGATGTAGAAGCCTTTGACGTTCAGGCTCTGGGTCACCACACCGGATGTTTCGCCGCCGGCGACAATGAAGTTGGTGACACCATGCTGTTGCAGGCGCTGGACCAGGCGATGGAAGAAGTGCTCGACCGCCTGGCTTGAAGCCTGGGCACCATACGCTGCCTGAATAGCACGCAGGATCTCCGGCTCGGCGGTGGCGTAAACCATCGGGGCCAGTGTGCTGCCCAGGTGAGAGACGACCCAGTCGTAGACCGTATCGACATAGTGCGGCTCGCTCAGACACGACTGCACATCCAGCGCAAAATGCGGCGCCTGTGACTGGTAGACTGCCACCTGACGGTTGGTCATCACCGAGCAGGAGCCGGATAAAATCACGGTAGGACCGGGTGCCGGCTGCCCGGCTTGCATCGCTTGGGACTGATCAGACAGCGACTCCGTCCAGTTGTGTGCAATCCCGGCTGCGAGGCCTGAGCCACCGGTGATGAGTTTCAGTGTTCGGCAAGCCTCACCAATCGAGGCCAGGTGGGTATTATCGAGCGTATCGACGACGGCATAACGACAGCCCTGCTGCTTGAGCGCCTCAAAGCGGGCGGCGATCTGAGCGGCTCCCTGTGCAATGTCGTGGTATGCGACCAGTCCGGTTTTCCCGTTTGCCTGGGCATCCATCAGCCGCATCAGGTTGGCATCTTTCATCGGTGTGACCGGGTGGTTGCGCATGCCTGACTCGTTAAGCAGGGAGCCCTGAACAAACAGATGGCCCTGATAGACGGTGCGGCCGTTGACCGGCAGCGACGGGCAGAGAATCGTGAATGACTCCCCCAATGTATCGAGCAGCGCATCAGTGACCGGTCCGATATTGCCTTCAGCCGTGCTGTCGAAGGTTGAACAATATTTGAAGTAAAACTGCCGGCAACCTTGATCCTGTAACCATTTCAGAGCACTGACCGATTGTTCAATGGCCTCGTTGACCGGACAGGAGCGGCTTTTCAGGCTGATCACAACCGCATCCGCTTTAACCGCAGCTTGTTCCTGCGGGACACCGTTCAGCTGAATGGTCTTCATGCCGTTGGCTACCAGGAAACCTGCAATATCCGTGGCGCCTGTGAAATCATCAGCGATGACACCTAATAACATCGTTTTTACTCCTTGTTCGGCAGCGTGATACCCGGAAAAATTTTAATGACGGCACTGTCATCTTCTTTCCCGTATCCGGCATTGCTGGCCGTGGTAAACATATTGAGTGCCGTACTGGCCAGCGGCAGCGGGAAGTGCAGCGACTTGGCCGTCTCCGCGACCAGGCCCAGATCCTTGACGAAAATATCGACCATGGATGTCGGGCTGTAGTCGCCGTCGACGACATGTTTCATCCGGTTTTCAAACATCCAGGAATTGCCGGCGGCATGCGTGACCACGTCGTACATTAAATTGAGCGGAATATTGGCGCGTGCCGCCATGGCCATGGCTTCTGCACCGGCAGCAATGTGGACCCCGGCCAGCAGCTGATGAATGATTTTCACCGTAGAGCCCATCCCGATCGCGTCACCGACAGGATAGACCTGGCCGGCAACCGCGGACAGCACCGGTTCCAGCCGGGCAAAAACGGACTGCGGGCCAGACGCCATCACCGTCAGCTCACCCGCTTCTGCTTTCGCGGCCCCGCCGGAAATCGGCGCATCCAGCATCGGTAATGCATAGACGGCCAGCTCAGCAGCAATCGCTTTGGCATCTTCAGCAGAGATGGTGGCACAGACCATCACCGGGGTATTCGGCTTCAGCGCCGCGGCAAGCCCCGAGTCAAACAGCACCGTTCTGACCTGTTGCGCGTTGACCACCACAATGACAACGGCATCAAGCGCTTTTGCGAACGGCACGGCACTGGTTGCGGTTGCTTTGGCACCACACGTCGTTAGTGTTTCCAAAGCCTGCGGATTGATATCAATCCCATACACGTCGAATTCGGCACGGAGGCAAGATTTCGCGACGCCCATGCCCATGGAGCCCAGCCCGATCACCGCGACCGATTGGATTATGTTCATCTCTCTCCCCTTCTCTGGGCTGTTATATTTTGTGAATTAATGTTCATGTTTGTGATTCTAGTCGTTCATTGAAACATTACTGCAATGCCAATCACAAAAATTAACATTTCTGTAGGATGTTTTTGTGAATCGTTGTGAGGATAGATACATCAATTGCAATCTACGGCGTGATATCAGAGGCTTACATAGCGTTAATTCTCAATGTTTAACAAATGTTCACAATTTCGCGTCATGACGTGTTATGCTTTTTCCGGATTTGATCGAGAGACGGGTAATAAATATGATTCCAGCCGAACGTCAGCGCGCCATTTTGGCGTTACTGGGTAACCAGCAAGTCATCAGTATTAACGAGCTGACCCAGCAGCTGGATGTGTCACATATGACCATCCGCCGGGATATCGCCAAGCTGGAAGCTGACGGGCGAGTCATGTCGGTCTCCGGCGGGGTGCAACTGACGGAATCGATCCATATCGAGCTGCCGCATGATGACAAAATGACCCAGCAGCGAGAAGAGAAGGTCAAGATTGGTCTCTACGCCGCTGAATTGATCCGCCCGCATACGACGATTTATCTTGATGCCGGGACCACGTCCCTGGAAATCGCTCATCAACTCACCCAGCGAAGCGACTTGACGGTGATCACCAATGATTTTGCGATTGCAGCCTATCTGATGGCCAACTCGGATTGCGTGCTTTA encodes:
- the otnK gene encoding 3-oxo-tetronate kinase, coding for MLLGVIADDFTGATDIAGFLVANGMKTIQLNGVPQEQAAVKADAVVISLKSRSCPVNEAIEQSVSALKWLQDQGCRQFYFKYCSTFDSTAEGNIGPVTDALLDTLGESFTILCPSLPVNGRTVYQGHLFVQGSLLNESGMRNHPVTPMKDANLMRLMDAQANGKTGLVAYHDIAQGAAQIAARFEALKQQGCRYAVVDTLDNTHLASIGEACRTLKLITGGSGLAAGIAHNWTESLSDQSQAMQAGQPAPGPTVILSGSCSVMTNRQVAVYQSQAPHFALDVQSCLSEPHYVDTVYDWVVSHLGSTLAPMVYATAEPEILRAIQAAYGAQASSQAVEHFFHRLVQRLQQHGVTNFIVAGGETSGVVTQSLNVKGFYIGPQIAPGVPWVKATDQPLSLALKSGNFGDEQFFTTAQGFIHD
- a CDS encoding DeoR/GlpR family DNA-binding transcription regulator; amino-acid sequence: MIPAERQRAILALLGNQQVISINELTQQLDVSHMTIRRDIAKLEADGRVMSVSGGVQLTESIHIELPHDDKMTQQREEKVKIGLYAAELIRPHTTIYLDAGTTSLEIAHQLTQRSDLTVITNDFAIAAYLMANSDCVLYHTGGKVDRHNQSCIGEKAANLLREMNIDLAFVSTSSWNLRGISTPSEEKVLVKKAIVAAAQHNYLVSDSSKYGRVATFHAVDISSFDKVITDKYFPKSCIQDFAERGVEVIAV
- the ltnD gene encoding L-threonate dehydrogenase is translated as MNIIQSVAVIGLGSMGMGVAKSCLRAEFDVYGIDINPQALETLTTCGAKATATSAVPFAKALDAVVIVVVNAQQVRTVLFDSGLAAALKPNTPVMVCATISAEDAKAIAAELAVYALPMLDAPISGGAAKAEAGELTVMASGPQSVFARLEPVLSAVAGQVYPVGDAIGMGSTVKIIHQLLAGVHIAAGAEAMAMAARANIPLNLMYDVVTHAAGNSWMFENRMKHVVDGDYSPTSMVDIFVKDLGLVAETAKSLHFPLPLASTALNMFTTASNAGYGKEDDSAVIKIFPGITLPNKE